The Engystomops pustulosus chromosome 1, aEngPut4.maternal, whole genome shotgun sequence genome has a window encoding:
- the LOC140069318 gene encoding transcription factor Sox-3-like, whose amino-acid sequence MYTLGTTMKSPLQESKLQTAAAVTSTGNGDSVTPDRVKRPMNAFMVWSRTHRRKMNAETPKMHNSEISKRLGAEWRLLSDAEKKPFIDEARRLRAAHMVEYPDYKYKPRRKQKMKRDWYSLPGNFMAADANPLSSTIGYAQRTDPYNHVNGWQNGPYTLMPDQLGFVQHPGLNSPQLQTMHRYDLNGFHYNHMMPSQVYMNSPSSYNLTPSYNQSSNISTMASGSRSDSSSPPPAVTPHVQKVCSGDMINMYMPLSGDESDQPSLHHSRPQNVPQHYQNVETGVNGSATLRHL is encoded by the coding sequence ATGTATACGCTGGGCACCACCATGAAAAGTCCTCTGCAGGAATCCAAATTACAGACTGCAGCAGCTGTGACCTCAACAGGAAATGGCGATTCTGTGACCCCAGACCGTGTGAAGAGGCCCATGAATGCCTTTATGGTATGGTCCAGGACACACAGGAGGAAGATGAATGCAGAGACGCCGAAAATGCACAACTCTGAAATTAGCAAGCGTTTGGGAGCTGAGTGGAGGCTTCTTTCTGATGCTGAAAAAAAGCCCTTTATAGATGAAGCCAGAAGACTGCGAGCTGCGCACATGGTAGAGTATCCCGATTACAAATACAAACCCAGGAGGAAGCAAAAGATGAAAAGGGATTGGTATTCTCTGCCTGGAAATTTTATGGCTGCAGATGCAAACCCATTATCTAGCACTATTGGGTATGCACAAAGGACTGACCCTTATAACCATGTAAATGGCTGGCAGAATGGCCCTTATACTCTGATGCCGGATCAGCTTGGTTTCGTACAGCACCCTGGATTAAACAGTCCACAGCTCCAAACAATGCACAGGTATGACCTCAATGGTTTTCATTATAATCACATGATGCCTTCTCAAGTCTACATGAATTCGCCCTCCTCGTATAATCTAACCCCATCATATAATCAGAGCTCAAACATTTCAACCATGGCTTCTGGTTCCAGAAGTGATTCCAGTTCACCACCACCTGCCGTAACCCCACATGTTCAGAAAGTCTGCTCGGGAGATATGATCAACATGTACATGCCTCTGAGTGGTGATGAAAGTGACCAACCTTCTCTCCATCACAGCAGACCACAGAACGTTCCTCAACATTACCAAAATGTGGAAACTGGGGTAAATGGAAGTGCCACGCTAAGGCACCTTTAA